TCATCGCTACTCAGACTCATATCTAAGCCGAGATTAACACCTAATTTGAGTAAATCTTCTAATTCATCCCAATCGGGTACGGATTGATGAGAAAAGATTCCAGGGAGATTAAGTGCGTATAGATGTTCAGCGAAGAGTTTACCTGCTAGAATAATCATCTCACTTAATTGCGCTCTTACCGCTAAACTAGAATCAACGATAATTACGCCGCTTCTTCCTTCGTCTTTATAGGGGGGTTGACTTTGATTGAGGGTTATTTCAAAACTACCTCTTAAGGATCGTTGGGCTTTAACTTCGGGTATAATTTTTTCAAACAATTGGGTTAGTTTTTCTTTTAGCGGCAACATTTCTGCAGCTGTTTCCTCGTCACTAGCTAAAAGAGACTGTATCTGTTGATAGGTTAAATGTTGATCTACTTTAATAACGCTTGGGAAAATGTTATATTCTTTTACTTGTCCTGATTGATCTAAAGTAATGACAATAGAAACTGTCAAATGTTCTGTTTCTGGGGTTAGACTATAAAGGTTTTTAACTGCTTCGGGAAATAAGGGTAAAATTCTCTCTCCTAAATAGATAGAAGTACCTCTTTTTTCTGCTTCTTCAATTAAGGGTGAATCTTCCTGAAGATAATGGGCTATATCTACGACATGAATACCAAATTCCCAGTCACCTGTAGGGGTAGTTTCTAGGGTAAAAGCGTTTTCTCGCCAATTATTCAGCGCGTCAGAATCTGATTCTATCGTAATAGTGGGAATTGCGCGCAAATCCTGACGACTTTCTAAATCCTCACTAGTAATTGTTTTAGTTAATTCTTGGGCTAGATTGAGAAGACTATCAGAGAAATCTTGGGGTAAGTCGTGTTTACAGCTAACTATATCTGTATCTGCTGCTGCTTCAGCGTCACTACCTAGGATACGGGTAATTTTAGCTAGAGGTGGATATTGTCCTATCGGATAGCGTAATACATTGATGTGCACTAAATGCTCAATAGCATCAGCAGGATTATTACCATTAGCTATTAATTGTAGTTCAAAAAGCAGGCGATCGTCTAGGGGAATAGCGATAAAGTCTTCATCTTCTTGGATTACCCTAGCTAGTAAGGAGGGGTTAGCCCTTTCTAAGATTAACCTAACTTCTCCTTCGGGTGAACGTTTTCTTGTCCCTTCTTTGGTGACTTTAACTAAAACGCGATCGCCATTCCAAGCGTTACTTAGATTACTTTCACGTACATAAATATCTTCTGCTTCTTCCTCATCTTGAATTGCGAAGCAAAACCCTTTACTCGAACATCTGAGTTTAGCTTCGATTAACTCTTCTGTATTGTTGCGACGGTATTTACCCCTTTCTTTAGCGATTATACCTAATTTTTCTAAAGCATCTAGGGCTATTTGTAATTTTTCTCTACTGATTTCGTCTTGACAATCGAGATTTTTTTCGAGAATTTTACCTGCAACTAATTTATTTTCACTAAATTGGGCTAAAAGTGTAGCGATAGAAAATTCCATTCAAAATCATCCTTGGTACTAAGTTGTCTATTCCAGGTCAAAAAACGAGTAATGGAGAAAGTTCGTCTTCTACCCTTGGGTTAAACTAAAATTTTTGGCTTTTTGTAACGGAAAAATTGTAGTTATGCTAACATCATAATTTATTTTAGCCCACATTAGAGTTTAGAGTAACCCTCGATAACGAATAAAAATTAAAATCACAGCCCAAGAACCCAAAGCTACTTTCAGAGCGACTAAGATATTTAAAATAGGAATAATCCCACCACTAACTAAAGTACCTAATTCACCTTGGGGTAAAGCGAAACCACAAAGAGTCAATATTGCTAAAAAAATAAAAATCACTACCGAGACTTTTTCCCAGATAGCTGCTGAAAAACGTAGATAGATTGCTTGTAACCATTCTGGAGAAGCTGTAATGGCTATCAATCCAATAGCTGTACCTCCTGCTACTCCTGCAGCAAAACCACCACCGGGACTTAAATGACCTCTAATCGCT
This Gloeocapsa sp. DLM2.Bin57 DNA region includes the following protein-coding sequences:
- a CDS encoding RNB domain-containing ribonuclease, with product MEFSIATLLAQFSENKLVAGKILEKNLDCQDEISREKLQIALDALEKLGIIAKERGKYRRNNTEELIEAKLRCSSKGFCFAIQDEEEAEDIYVRESNLSNAWNGDRVLVKVTKEGTRKRSPEGEVRLILERANPSLLARVIQEDEDFIAIPLDDRLLFELQLIANGNNPADAIEHLVHINVLRYPIGQYPPLAKITRILGSDAEAAADTDIVSCKHDLPQDFSDSLLNLAQELTKTITSEDLESRQDLRAIPTITIESDSDALNNWRENAFTLETTPTGDWEFGIHVVDIAHYLQEDSPLIEEAEKRGTSIYLGERILPLFPEAVKNLYSLTPETEHLTVSIVITLDQSGQVKEYNIFPSVIKVDQHLTYQQIQSLLASDEETAAEMLPLKEKLTQLFEKIIPEVKAQRSLRGSFEITLNQSQPPYKDEGRSGVIIVDSSLAVRAQLSEMIILAGKLFAEHLYALNLPGIFSHQSVPDWDELEDLLKLGVNLGLDMSLSSDEDILPEDCRHLTEVFAKSPSRKVLNHLLLGTLKAVKYSSKPGNHFGLAYQDEYTHFISPGQRYADLWNQRIIKALFSQGRDRRSSNSKKGVDLYSNSCHGQISWSVLPPSLQKELEEELHHIIHHLNEREKIAEDAEKDLRGLKKAEKMKERTGQIFKGLITGVQSYGFFVEIEDLLVEGLVHVSSLKDDWYEYRSRHSCLIGRKNHTAYKLGEYVEVEVKSVDYYRQQIDLVTVSGGVAATREDLEDE
- a CDS encoding cation:proton antiporter (subunit B of antiporter complex involved in resistance to high concentrations of Na+, K+, Li+ and/or alkali): MRWIYILAGIALFIKMLVIPNPAVDVEESYVYIEGIVADSGVPNAVTGIIFRNRLYDTVFEVVVFTLAILGAGYLVSNEKPLVKVERFTDEPSIVLARLGATISALVSIELAIRGHLSPGGGFAAGVAGGTAIGLIAITASPEWLQAIYLRFSAAIWEKVSVVIFIFLAILTLCGFALPQGELGTLVSGGIIPILNILVALKVALGSWAVILIFIRYRGLL